The following proteins are encoded in a genomic region of Streptomyces sp. SLBN-31:
- a CDS encoding Asp23/Gls24 family envelope stress response protein yields the protein MTSHTDPPNSAVTAGDEDELLPCGRLLSHTWLAWEERADDAHLRSCPYCREAVGELDRLESAVRGLRDDAADAHAWDAEPLTRRVMDVVRLELRPGRPLPLGEPAEDLWVMEAVAARVLRAAAETVPGVRAGSCRLLDGREDGARDGAVGARLDIHAPIAAFLPDVAERVRRCVREAADRELGMTLAAVDIRVIDLVAAPADDDQEGRTP from the coding sequence CTCACACCGACCCGCCGAACAGCGCCGTCACCGCGGGGGACGAGGACGAACTCCTGCCGTGCGGACGGCTGTTGTCGCACACCTGGCTCGCCTGGGAGGAACGGGCCGACGACGCCCACCTGCGGTCCTGCCCGTACTGCCGGGAGGCCGTGGGCGAGCTCGACCGGCTGGAGTCCGCGGTGCGCGGCCTGCGCGACGACGCGGCGGACGCCCACGCGTGGGACGCCGAGCCGCTGACCCGGCGCGTCATGGACGTCGTACGCCTCGAACTGCGTCCCGGGCGGCCGCTGCCCCTCGGGGAGCCCGCGGAGGACCTGTGGGTCATGGAGGCGGTCGCGGCGCGGGTGCTGCGCGCGGCCGCCGAGACCGTCCCGGGCGTGCGGGCCGGCTCCTGCCGCCTCCTCGACGGCCGTGAGGACGGCGCGCGGGACGGCGCCGTCGGGGCCCGTCTCGACATCCACGCCCCGATCGCCGCCTTCCTTCCCGACGTCGCCGAGCGGGTGCGGCGGTGCGTGCGTGAGGCGGCGGACCGCGAGCTGGGAATGACCCTGGCCGCCGTGGACATCCGTGTCATCGATCTCGTCGCCGCACCGGCAGACGACGACCAGGAAGGCCGTACGCCATGA